From Erwinia sp. HDF1-3R, one genomic window encodes:
- a CDS encoding DUF998 domain-containing protein: MNDSIRRKIGAGCFILGGAVYLLAEKISALAWHVPAYRYMQNYISDLGIPVCGVLTDGRAICSPRHAVMNMGFAAEGILFFLACFLIGSGCRPRGRWLFLLTGLLHGIGGVMIALFHSGGGNGGITLHQAGAVLAIAGGNLCLLTAGMLLRGHSRRRDRQWGIISLLLGGVGLLSMLIIPLNLLPTGLIERASVYPITCWQILTGLWLLRAKA; encoded by the coding sequence ATGAACGACTCAATCAGACGGAAAATCGGTGCAGGCTGCTTTATTCTCGGCGGAGCGGTCTATCTGCTCGCCGAAAAAATCAGCGCGCTGGCCTGGCATGTTCCTGCTTACCGCTACATGCAGAACTACATTAGCGACCTTGGCATTCCCGTCTGCGGCGTGCTGACAGACGGGCGGGCGATCTGCTCGCCGCGTCATGCGGTGATGAATATGGGCTTTGCCGCCGAGGGTATCCTGTTTTTCCTTGCCTGCTTTCTGATCGGCAGCGGATGCCGTCCGCGAGGCCGATGGCTATTCCTGCTGACCGGCCTGCTGCACGGCATCGGCGGCGTGATGATTGCGCTTTTTCATAGTGGGGGCGGGAACGGCGGCATAACCCTGCATCAGGCCGGTGCGGTACTGGCGATTGCGGGGGGGAATTTGTGCCTGCTGACGGCGGGTATGCTACTACGAGGCCACAGCCGACGGCGCGATCGTCAGTGGGGCATAATCAGCCTGCTGCTGGGCGGGGTTGGCCTGCTCAGCATGCTGATTATCCCCCTTAACCTGCTGCCGACGGGGTTAATTGAGCGCGCCTCGGTCTATCCCATCACCTGCTGGCAGATCCTCACCGGCCTGTGGCTGTTGAGAGCGAAAGCTTAG
- a CDS encoding MFS transporter: MPTPSSDATDSLFHYRSFTAFWLARTASSFGFQMLSIAVGWQIYSLTGSAFDLGLIGLVQFLPAVLLALPAGHIADQFDRRRVVLLGQATEWIAIAVLAGLTLAHRTDEILLLSLIFIISVARTLEAPSLQSMLPALVPPAILARATAANAASMQTASMMGPALGGLLYVAGPGVVYATTAALYLISILMVSRLRYDHAPPPRTPATFASVFAGIHFIRRRPDVLGVISLDLFAVLLGGATALLPIFAKDILHTGPWGLGLLRGAPAVGGLLVGFWLSRRSLERNVGKIMFASVAGFGVATLLFAFSTQLWLSLLALFALGGFDMVSMVIRGALVQLDTPDEMRGRVSAVNSIFINTSNQLGEFESGMLAAWLGAAPAVAVGGVGTLLVVGLWMAWFPSLRSRQRLHNG; encoded by the coding sequence ATGCCCACACCCTCTTCTGACGCCACCGACTCACTTTTCCACTACCGATCTTTCACCGCATTCTGGCTGGCCCGCACCGCCTCAAGCTTCGGCTTTCAGATGCTTTCCATCGCGGTGGGCTGGCAGATTTATTCGCTGACCGGCAGCGCATTCGACCTCGGGCTGATTGGCCTGGTGCAGTTTCTTCCCGCGGTGCTGCTGGCGCTGCCGGCCGGGCATATTGCTGACCAGTTCGATCGCCGCCGCGTGGTGCTGCTCGGGCAGGCCACCGAGTGGATTGCCATCGCCGTGCTGGCGGGCCTGACGCTGGCGCACCGAACCGACGAGATCCTCCTGCTCAGCTTAATCTTTATCATCTCCGTCGCCCGCACTCTGGAGGCGCCCTCACTGCAGTCGATGCTTCCGGCGCTGGTGCCACCGGCGATTCTGGCCCGCGCGACGGCGGCGAATGCGGCCTCAATGCAGACCGCCTCGATGATGGGGCCTGCGCTGGGCGGGCTGCTGTATGTCGCCGGACCGGGAGTGGTTTATGCTACCACCGCCGCGCTCTATCTGATCTCCATTCTGATGGTCAGCCGCCTGCGCTACGATCATGCGCCGCCCCCGCGTACGCCCGCGACCTTCGCCAGCGTCTTTGCCGGCATCCATTTTATTCGCCGTCGGCCCGACGTGCTGGGCGTTATCTCGCTCGATCTCTTCGCGGTGCTGCTGGGCGGCGCGACCGCGCTGCTGCCGATTTTTGCGAAGGATATCCTGCATACCGGGCCATGGGGGCTGGGGCTGCTGCGCGGCGCACCGGCGGTAGGCGGCCTGCTGGTGGGTTTCTGGCTCAGCCGTCGCAGTCTTGAGCGTAACGTCGGCAAAATTATGTTCGCCTCGGTAGCCGGGTTCGGCGTCGCGACGCTGCTGTTTGCGTTTTCCACCCAGCTGTGGCTCTCGCTGCTAGCGCTGTTTGCGCTGGGCGGCTTCGATATGGTCAGCATGGTGATCCGCGGGGCGCTGGTGCAGCTTGATACGCCGGACGAAATGCGCGGGCGGGTCAGCGCGGTGAATTCGATCTTTATTAATACCTCCAACCAGCTCGGCGAGTTTGAGTCGGGCATGCTGGCGGCCTGGCTCGGGGCGGCTCCCGCGGTGGCGGTTGGCGGCGTCGGCACGCTGCTGGTAGTCGGACTGTGGATGGCCTGGTTTCCCAGCCTGCGTTCGCGACAGCGGCTGCATAACGGATAG
- a CDS encoding EmmdR/YeeO family multidrug/toxin efflux MATE transporter, translating to MQNFRVTLLQAIKHSAWYPKRHSYRVLFWREISPLAVPIFFENLCVLLMGVLSTFLVSWLGKEAMAGVGLADSFNMVVIAFFAAIDLGTTVVVAFSLGKLNRERAQAAARQSLVLMTLFAILLAILIEFFGGAIINLIAGAAEPQVKALALTYLQITAWSYPAAAIALIGCGALRGAGNTKIPMLINGGMNILNIIISTVLIYGCFSWKGLGFAGAGLGLTLSRYIGAVAVIYVLMIGFNPRLKITLGSYFSKLNTSILMEVLGIGVPASIESVLFNGGKLLTQVFVAGMGTNVIAGNFIAFSIVSLINLPGNSLGSASTIIVGTRLGKGQLLQPERQLRHIFWLSTLGLCALAALTVPFAGILASFYTREDDVIHVVKVLVWLNAAFMPFWAASWVLPAGLKGARDARYTMWISLLGMWGCRIVAGYTLGVLLGFGVVGIWMGMFLDWIVRGWFFYRRMHSGRWLWKYAKPASSP from the coding sequence TTGCAAAACTTCAGAGTGACTCTGCTGCAGGCGATCAAACACTCGGCGTGGTATCCCAAAAGACATTCGTACCGTGTTCTCTTCTGGCGGGAAATATCTCCGCTGGCCGTACCCATATTCTTTGAAAACCTCTGCGTCCTGCTGATGGGGGTACTCAGCACCTTCCTGGTCAGCTGGCTGGGTAAAGAGGCGATGGCCGGAGTCGGGCTGGCCGACAGCTTCAATATGGTGGTTATCGCCTTCTTTGCCGCCATCGACCTGGGGACCACGGTAGTGGTGGCCTTCAGCCTCGGCAAACTCAACCGTGAGCGGGCGCAGGCCGCTGCCCGCCAGTCGCTGGTACTGATGACCCTCTTCGCCATACTGCTGGCGATACTGATCGAATTCTTTGGGGGGGCCATCATCAATCTGATTGCCGGAGCGGCAGAGCCGCAGGTTAAAGCGCTGGCGCTCACCTACCTTCAAATCACCGCGTGGAGCTATCCGGCGGCGGCGATTGCCCTGATCGGCTGCGGCGCGCTGCGTGGGGCAGGGAACACCAAAATCCCGATGCTGATCAACGGCGGGATGAACATACTCAATATTATTATCAGCACCGTCCTGATCTACGGCTGTTTCTCCTGGAAGGGCCTCGGCTTTGCCGGGGCCGGACTGGGGCTGACCCTCTCCCGCTACATCGGCGCGGTAGCGGTAATATATGTGCTGATGATCGGCTTCAATCCCCGACTGAAAATTACCCTGGGAAGCTATTTCAGCAAGCTCAACACCAGCATACTGATGGAGGTGCTGGGCATTGGCGTTCCGGCCAGTATCGAATCGGTCCTGTTCAATGGCGGAAAGCTGCTGACCCAGGTCTTCGTCGCCGGAATGGGCACCAACGTCATTGCGGGTAACTTTATTGCTTTCTCTATCGTCTCCCTGATTAACCTGCCCGGCAACTCCCTCGGGTCGGCCTCAACCATTATTGTGGGAACCCGCCTCGGCAAGGGACAGCTGCTTCAGCCCGAACGACAGCTGCGCCACATCTTCTGGCTCTCCACCCTCGGCCTTTGCGCGCTGGCGGCGCTAACGGTGCCCTTCGCGGGTATCCTGGCCTCGTTTTATACGCGGGAAGATGACGTCATTCACGTGGTCAAAGTGCTGGTATGGCTCAACGCCGCCTTTATGCCGTTCTGGGCCGCGTCCTGGGTACTGCCCGCCGGGCTGAAAGGGGCGCGTGATGCGCGCTACACCATGTGGATATCGCTGCTGGGTATGTGGGGATGCCGCATCGTCGCGGGCTATACCCTGGGCGTGCTGCTGGGCTTCGGCGTGGTAGGGATCTGGATGGGCATGTTCCTCGACTGGATCGTGCGCGGCTGGTTTTTCTATCGACGGATGCATTCCGGACGCTGGCTATGGAAATATGCCAAACCGGCCAGCTCGCCCTGA
- a CDS encoding DMT family transporter, with the protein MASALTFLMLIAGGIALVIQNMLMTRITHSASTVLIALVLNSAVGLVLLISLLAGKTGASGFYELLQSFKSWMFLPGILGCFFVFTAITGYQNIGASRTIAILVASQLVAGLGYDIYRSGTEELLKNASAIIGAVLLVTGAFLVASRGF; encoded by the coding sequence ATGGCTTCAGCACTAACATTCCTGATGCTAATTGCCGGAGGAATTGCGCTGGTTATTCAGAACATGTTGATGACCAGGATAACTCACTCGGCTTCAACTGTACTGATAGCTCTGGTGCTGAATTCTGCCGTAGGGCTTGTTTTACTTATCAGCTTACTGGCGGGAAAGACGGGTGCATCAGGGTTTTACGAACTATTACAGTCCTTCAAAAGCTGGATGTTTCTGCCGGGCATTTTAGGTTGTTTTTTTGTTTTCACCGCAATAACGGGTTATCAAAATATCGGTGCTTCGCGGACAATTGCGATACTGGTCGCCAGTCAGCTTGTCGCAGGTCTCGGATATGACATCTACCGCAGCGGTACAGAAGAATTGCTTAAAAATGCATCAGCTATAATCGGCGCGGTGTTACTGGTTACAGGCGCTTTTCTCGTTGCATCACGAGGGTTTTAA
- a CDS encoding N-acetyltransferase family protein, with protein sequence MPIRAATERDAETIAEIYNDAVLNTTAIWNENKVDFLNRIKWMRDRREAGFPVIVLVDVNDSVLGYASYGDWRPWDGYRHTVEHSVYVHKSARGRGAGKALMEKLIRLATDQGKHVMVAGIESENVASISLHKKLGFTEVGRLSEVGNKFGHWLDLTFLQLRLDTRAHP encoded by the coding sequence ATGCCAATTCGTGCTGCAACAGAACGCGATGCTGAAACCATCGCTGAAATTTATAACGACGCTGTGCTTAATACCACGGCGATCTGGAATGAAAACAAGGTCGATTTTCTCAACCGAATAAAATGGATGAGAGACCGTCGTGAGGCAGGTTTTCCCGTCATTGTCCTTGTTGACGTGAACGATTCCGTACTGGGTTATGCATCATATGGTGACTGGCGTCCATGGGATGGTTATCGCCACACCGTTGAGCATTCTGTATATGTGCACAAAAGTGCCCGGGGACGGGGAGCAGGTAAAGCTCTGATGGAGAAACTGATCAGACTGGCTACTGATCAGGGTAAGCATGTCATGGTAGCTGGCATTGAATCTGAAAACGTCGCATCCATATCGCTTCACAAAAAGCTCGGTTTTACAGAGGTTGGCAGATTGTCAGAGGTGGGCAATAAGTTTGGACACTGGCTCGATCTGACGTTTTTACAGTTACGCCTTGATACCCGGGCACATCCCTGA
- a CDS encoding XRE family transcriptional regulator, which translates to MLDDLSIKEDDLNARIGLKVKTERERRGWSLTDLAENSGVSRAMIHKIERGESSPTATLLARLSGAFDMSMSQLLAEMEVRPGVLVRYENQAVWQDPETGYIRRHASPGQIPVDLVSIELPANTAVPMPAISYLSRRQLIWVIEGKLTFIEGSTTFEMSPGDCLELGDPADCIFKNDTGDLCRYAVIVLKPS; encoded by the coding sequence ATGTTAGATGATTTGTCCATTAAAGAAGACGATTTGAACGCTCGTATCGGCCTGAAGGTAAAGACTGAAAGAGAAAGACGTGGCTGGTCACTGACCGATCTGGCAGAAAACTCAGGCGTATCACGGGCGATGATTCATAAAATTGAGCGTGGTGAAAGCAGCCCGACTGCAACCCTACTTGCAAGACTTTCTGGCGCTTTTGATATGTCTATGTCCCAGCTGCTTGCTGAAATGGAAGTTCGTCCCGGTGTGCTTGTCAGATATGAAAATCAGGCTGTATGGCAGGATCCTGAAACAGGCTACATTCGTCGCCATGCTTCACCGGGGCAGATACCTGTAGACCTGGTTAGCATCGAGCTTCCGGCAAATACTGCCGTGCCTATGCCCGCTATTTCCTATCTTTCACGACGTCAGCTCATCTGGGTCATTGAAGGTAAGCTGACATTTATTGAGGGCAGCACAACATTTGAGATGTCACCGGGTGATTGTCTGGAGCTGGGCGATCCTGCTGACTGTATCTTCAAAAATGATACAGGTGATCTTTGCCGCTATGCCGTGATAGTCCTCAAGCCATCCTGA
- a CDS encoding ASCH domain-containing protein has product MHSMDRLKAKYPGANAWQIGDSQILANELAGLIRQGIKTASCGSFASYQQEECAPRIGSYNIILDGQDVPVCVIRLVSMQLVRFCDVTEEFARKEGEGDLSLEYWRKEHQRFFIQEGYFSDEMELIAEEFKVVEIL; this is encoded by the coding sequence ATGCATTCGATGGATAGATTAAAAGCGAAGTACCCAGGCGCGAATGCGTGGCAAATTGGTGATAGCCAAATACTGGCCAACGAGCTTGCAGGCCTTATTAGACAAGGGATCAAAACAGCATCATGTGGCTCTTTTGCATCTTATCAGCAGGAAGAGTGTGCCCCCAGGATTGGGAGTTATAACATCATCCTTGATGGTCAGGATGTACCTGTATGCGTTATTAGATTAGTTTCAATGCAACTGGTGCGATTTTGTGATGTTACCGAGGAATTTGCCCGAAAGGAAGGTGAAGGCGATTTGAGCCTTGAGTACTGGCGGAAAGAACATCAGCGATTCTTTATTCAGGAAGGTTATTTTTCTGATGAGATGGAGCTGATCGCAGAAGAGTTTAAGGTTGTTGAGATTCTGTGA
- a CDS encoding GNAT family N-acetyltransferase: MNISIRKLLPLEWGHAYSLISQLRNISKEKFIESVRIQTMNGYELVGAFGDEKMPGLMGFRPVHTLARGSHLHIDDLIVDEASRSTGIGKKLLDFATTESESRDMNFVFLDARQQAIPFYERNGFVAHTSPSMKKPLR, encoded by the coding sequence ATGAACATCTCAATCAGAAAATTACTGCCGCTTGAATGGGGTCATGCTTACAGTCTGATTTCACAGCTCCGGAATATTTCCAAAGAGAAATTTATCGAAAGCGTCAGAATTCAGACCATGAACGGTTATGAGCTTGTTGGCGCATTTGGCGATGAGAAAATGCCTGGCCTGATGGGCTTCCGTCCCGTTCATACTCTGGCCAGAGGATCACATCTCCATATTGATGATTTGATCGTTGATGAGGCATCAAGAAGCACGGGGATAGGGAAAAAACTGCTGGATTTTGCCACCACTGAATCAGAAAGTAGGGATATGAACTTCGTGTTCCTCGATGCCCGACAGCAGGCGATACCCTTTTATGAACGGAATGGTTTTGTGGCTCACACATCACCTTCAATGAAAAAGCCTCTCCGATAA
- a CDS encoding GNAT family N-acetyltransferase, with the protein MFSISEVDKGDSDLAWLVSELDAFQSELYPAESNHCLDFSTVSDEQLRCVIVRNEGGSPAGCGALLFQEDGSAEIKRVYIRPEYRGRKLGEQIVSAIETIASEKNSSLLRLETGIHQQPAIALYRRCGYEICDAFPPYAADPLSVFMCKELP; encoded by the coding sequence ATGTTCAGCATTTCAGAAGTAGATAAAGGTGATTCTGATCTGGCCTGGCTGGTCAGCGAGCTCGATGCCTTTCAGAGCGAACTATATCCTGCAGAAAGTAATCACTGCCTGGACTTTTCAACAGTAAGTGACGAGCAGCTCCGGTGCGTTATCGTCCGTAATGAAGGTGGCTCACCTGCAGGTTGTGGTGCTTTGCTATTTCAGGAAGATGGCTCAGCTGAGATTAAGCGGGTTTATATTCGACCGGAATACCGGGGCAGGAAGCTCGGAGAGCAGATAGTCAGTGCAATCGAGACAATTGCTTCAGAAAAGAATTCGAGCCTGTTGCGGCTTGAAACAGGGATTCATCAGCAACCGGCTATAGCACTGTATCGCAGATGCGGTTACGAGATATGCGATGCATTCCCCCCGTATGCAGCAGATCCTTTGAGTGTTTTTATGTGCAAAGAACTTCCTTAA
- a CDS encoding YiiG family protein, translated as MFKRASRAMIPGMLVTALVLSLAACDNSDKPDAKSAPEKKPHAVQEDSAAQLATKLNAYVGCFNTTDGSVRDSAQRYVSWIAHVEKGPTGKERNVNVLGDVTPYELESCTKAITQASRASPALPTLDAAATQYLADLTTLDPLVSQAHLYYSQGDYKDDGFAKGKQMHQPLMKAFDRFMKSSDLYGAEVEKETNALTAAQLVEIEKSEGRHSRYYRLALITQAKQLATLLSTPAPDVAGMTKAIDAYSALLAEAGKATASEPGKPFSWSIFQDKAGTFLKDCKDRMRRLRDKTPYNNSEQALLKGNSNTGWMVSGSPMRVFRSYNELVEASNRL; from the coding sequence ATGTTTAAAAGAGCAAGCAGGGCCATGATACCCGGGATGCTGGTGACCGCCCTGGTGCTGTCATTGGCAGCATGCGACAACAGTGACAAACCGGATGCAAAGTCGGCCCCTGAGAAAAAGCCCCACGCCGTTCAGGAGGATAGCGCTGCGCAACTCGCCACAAAATTAAATGCCTATGTGGGATGCTTTAACACCACCGATGGATCTGTTCGCGACAGTGCCCAGCGCTATGTGAGCTGGATTGCGCATGTTGAAAAGGGGCCAACCGGCAAAGAGCGTAATGTCAACGTGCTGGGCGATGTCACACCTTACGAACTGGAGAGCTGTACCAAAGCCATCACTCAGGCATCCAGGGCCAGCCCCGCATTACCGACGCTGGATGCAGCTGCCACACAGTATCTGGCAGATTTAACGACGCTGGATCCGCTGGTTTCGCAAGCCCATCTTTACTACAGTCAGGGCGATTACAAGGATGATGGCTTCGCGAAAGGTAAGCAAATGCATCAGCCGCTCATGAAGGCATTTGACCGCTTTATGAAATCCAGCGACCTTTACGGTGCCGAAGTGGAAAAAGAGACCAATGCGCTCACTGCCGCGCAGCTCGTTGAGATTGAAAAATCTGAGGGCCGCCATAGTCGCTACTACCGCCTGGCGTTAATCACCCAGGCCAAACAGCTGGCGACCCTGCTTAGCACCCCCGCTCCCGACGTGGCTGGAATGACAAAAGCGATTGATGCTTACAGTGCGCTGCTGGCTGAGGCAGGTAAGGCAACGGCCAGCGAGCCAGGCAAGCCGTTCAGCTGGTCCATCTTCCAGGATAAAGCCGGAACCTTTCTGAAAGACTGCAAGGATCGCATGCGTCGGCTACGCGATAAAACGCCTTACAACAACAGTGAGCAGGCTCTGCTGAAAGGAAATAGCAATACGGGCTGGATGGTATCGGGTTCACCGATGCGCGTTTTCAGATCCTATAACGAACTGGTTGAGGCCAGTAATCGCCTGTAA
- a CDS encoding M48 family metallopeptidase, producing the protein MELKKSYLKVFSWLLFTLFLIPVITLFFAEYGNTQLDQQYTQIFVDDAREQHQDTGKLQAFLQQNPPSSVCGPVDENLRDYKNAVCAPQSELWQFYMMDKVAFWTLICSGIVLLMVLLFSALAFKSRQGQVISLALAHKFLMLACSLEVMVQGGMLVWLSFWGTAFFTQTYYPKLVMAVGLLVLAGMYYMIKGIFKKLPPEESIEGEVVTREVAPALWSQIDMLAARVGTTPPDHIVAGIDTNFYVTEAPLNVNGHPLTNRKLYVSIPLLRQLTVAQADGVMVHELTHLHEGDTASGALLGPKLHRFDLYMQLMGQNLATLIVFYPLYLYRMLFELAWQRNSREREFVADRNASTLVSPAAIIESLIKVSAYASYRNEVERNFFNNQTLHENELGISKAIAAGLPEHVASPDFISVIRKQNVPHPFDSHPPLTERMRNVGYNVDESDYAAVAADFPAESWVDLMPVADEIEQQLWQKYERDFSSVHEESLAWRYQPTGEMETALVLKHFPNVPYTLKDGSQIVITWQGIVSPKTGETLEWDNVKNINVIRNFGRDTLYVQHVQANSQGKKRSEIRLPGLKKEIETFKNTLGYYWHRHQTVRALLKDESSETAQSA; encoded by the coding sequence ATGGAATTGAAAAAGAGTTATCTGAAGGTATTTTCCTGGCTGTTGTTCACACTGTTTCTCATCCCGGTCATTACCCTGTTTTTTGCTGAATATGGCAACACGCAACTCGATCAGCAATATACACAGATCTTTGTGGACGATGCGCGGGAACAGCATCAGGATACGGGAAAACTTCAGGCGTTTCTGCAGCAGAACCCGCCATCCAGCGTCTGCGGGCCGGTAGATGAAAATCTGCGGGATTACAAAAACGCCGTCTGCGCACCGCAATCCGAGCTGTGGCAATTCTACATGATGGATAAAGTGGCATTCTGGACCCTAATCTGCAGCGGCATTGTCCTGTTGATGGTGTTGCTGTTCAGCGCGCTGGCCTTTAAAAGCCGCCAGGGACAGGTAATCAGTCTGGCACTGGCACACAAATTTTTGATGCTGGCCTGTTCGCTGGAAGTCATGGTACAGGGCGGCATGCTGGTATGGCTCTCATTCTGGGGAACCGCGTTCTTCACGCAAACCTACTATCCCAAGCTGGTGATGGCGGTAGGACTGCTGGTGCTGGCCGGTATGTATTACATGATCAAAGGTATCTTTAAAAAACTCCCGCCGGAAGAGAGTATTGAAGGCGAAGTGGTAACCCGCGAAGTCGCCCCGGCACTCTGGTCACAGATAGATATGCTGGCCGCCAGAGTGGGCACCACGCCACCCGATCATATCGTTGCAGGTATCGACACCAACTTCTACGTGACCGAAGCCCCGCTGAACGTGAATGGGCATCCGCTCACCAACCGTAAGCTGTATGTCAGTATTCCGTTACTGCGTCAGCTCACCGTTGCGCAGGCTGATGGTGTGATGGTCCACGAGCTGACACACCTTCATGAAGGCGACACCGCCTCCGGGGCATTACTGGGACCAAAGCTGCACCGGTTTGATCTCTATATGCAGCTGATGGGTCAGAATCTGGCAACGCTGATCGTTTTCTATCCGCTCTATCTTTATCGCATGCTGTTTGAGCTGGCGTGGCAGCGTAACAGTCGTGAACGTGAGTTTGTGGCGGATCGCAACGCATCAACGTTGGTATCCCCCGCCGCAATTATCGAATCGCTGATCAAAGTGTCGGCGTATGCCAGCTACCGTAATGAAGTCGAGCGAAACTTCTTTAATAACCAGACGCTGCATGAAAATGAACTGGGGATCAGTAAGGCTATTGCTGCCGGTCTGCCTGAACACGTCGCCTCCCCGGATTTTATTAGCGTTATCCGTAAACAGAATGTGCCGCACCCGTTTGATTCACACCCGCCGCTGACGGAAAGGATGCGCAACGTGGGGTATAACGTTGACGAATCCGACTATGCAGCAGTAGCAGCCGATTTCCCGGCCGAGAGTTGGGTCGATCTGATGCCGGTTGCCGACGAGATAGAACAGCAGTTGTGGCAGAAGTATGAGCGCGACTTCTCTTCGGTGCACGAGGAGAGCCTTGCCTGGCGCTATCAGCCTACCGGTGAAATGGAAACCGCGCTGGTGCTGAAGCATTTCCCTAATGTTCCTTATACCCTGAAAGATGGCTCGCAGATCGTCATCACCTGGCAGGGTATCGTGTCGCCGAAAACCGGCGAAACACTGGAGTGGGATAATGTTAAAAACATCAATGTAATACGTAATTTCGGCAGAGATACGCTCTACGTGCAGCATGTGCAGGCAAACTCGCAGGGGAAAAAACGCAGTGAGATCCGTCTGCCCGGCCTGAAAAAGGAGATTGAAACCTTTAAAAATACCCTCGGTTATTACTGGCACCGTCACCAGACTGTCAGGGCGTTGCTGAAAGATGAATCGTCGGAGACGGCGCAAAGCGCATAA
- a CDS encoding glutathione S-transferase, which produces MILIGMLDSPYVRRVAIYMKVLGIEFEHRPLSVFGDFDALTKINPAVKVPTLITDDKQVLIDSTLIINYLEKYSGHSPAPTSASGAEDLRDLHLTGFALAACEKAVQIVYEQRLRPEEKQHQPWLNRVTQQLHGALQTLENGLRESHPDMLSVAGISIAVAWSFTELMLPDTVSRTLYPEVIGFTLLAEQRPEFLATPLI; this is translated from the coding sequence ATGATCCTGATCGGAATGCTGGATTCACCCTATGTCAGACGGGTTGCTATTTACATGAAAGTATTGGGTATTGAATTCGAACATCGGCCGCTTTCAGTATTCGGCGATTTTGATGCCTTAACAAAAATTAATCCAGCCGTTAAAGTTCCAACGCTCATCACAGATGATAAGCAGGTGCTGATCGACTCAACACTAATCATTAATTACCTTGAGAAATACTCCGGTCATTCGCCTGCACCCACATCAGCGTCCGGAGCGGAAGATCTACGGGATCTGCATCTTACCGGATTCGCCCTGGCAGCGTGCGAGAAAGCGGTGCAGATTGTATACGAACAGCGTCTCAGGCCGGAAGAGAAACAGCATCAGCCCTGGCTGAATCGGGTAACTCAGCAACTTCATGGTGCCTTGCAGACACTGGAAAACGGGCTGCGGGAAAGTCATCCTGACATGCTGTCCGTGGCCGGTATCAGCATCGCAGTAGCCTGGAGTTTTACAGAATTGATGCTGCCGGATACCGTCAGCCGTACGCTGTATCCGGAAGTCATCGGGTTTACATTGCTGGCCGAACAGCGACCGGAATTTTTGGCAACACCTTTGATTTAG
- a CDS encoding alpha/beta hydrolase: MPANNPLLTDDVLIKGCRIATGVHGSGIPLVLVHGTPAHSVIWQSLVPVFVDAGFHVHLYDLPGFGASERPLTADTSVAAQVGFLLKLLEHWQLEKTHLFGHDIGGAISLRLAFDSPSLLKTLTIADIPSYNSWPSPTWKDMRDNYADYALIPATEHSRAMSRQLKMAVFNKHLMTEQRLESYLAPLCGVVGQPSFYQHQVAHYNACYTRDFAEKLPQLQLPVQVLWGAEDEWQPVEYGKRLQRDIVSSTLHIYEQAGHFLMEDAPLPVAAQLIDFINQHNMR, from the coding sequence ATGCCCGCTAATAACCCATTACTGACTGACGACGTTTTGATAAAAGGTTGTCGCATTGCGACCGGGGTCCATGGTTCAGGTATACCTCTGGTGCTGGTTCATGGCACTCCCGCACACTCAGTGATCTGGCAGTCACTGGTGCCGGTATTTGTCGATGCGGGTTTTCACGTTCACCTGTATGACCTGCCTGGGTTTGGCGCATCAGAGCGCCCTTTGACGGCTGATACCTCGGTTGCCGCACAGGTCGGTTTTCTGCTGAAACTGCTTGAACACTGGCAGCTTGAAAAAACACATCTTTTTGGTCACGATATCGGCGGGGCAATTTCACTCAGACTGGCATTCGACAGCCCATCCCTTCTGAAGACGCTTACGATTGCCGATATTCCGAGCTACAACTCCTGGCCTTCGCCCACATGGAAAGATATGCGGGATAACTATGCGGATTATGCGCTGATCCCTGCCACTGAGCATTCCCGCGCGATGTCTCGCCAGTTAAAGATGGCTGTTTTTAATAAGCATCTTATGACAGAGCAGCGTCTGGAAAGTTATCTCGCGCCGCTTTGTGGAGTGGTAGGCCAGCCTTCATTTTACCAGCATCAGGTTGCGCACTATAATGCCTGTTACACCCGTGACTTTGCAGAAAAATTGCCGCAACTCCAGCTGCCTGTGCAGGTTTTATGGGGCGCCGAAGATGAATGGCAACCGGTTGAGTATGGAAAGCGTTTGCAGCGCGACATCGTCTCTTCCACGCTGCATATCTATGAACAGGCCGGACACTTTTTAATGGAAGATGCCCCCTTACCTGTTGCCGCACAGTTAATTGATTTTATTAATCAACATAATATGAGGTAG